A region from the Leopardus geoffroyi isolate Oge1 chromosome E3, O.geoffroyi_Oge1_pat1.0, whole genome shotgun sequence genome encodes:
- the GPC2 gene encoding glypican-2, with the protein MFALPSLLLLLLSLCPGPGPGPGSEAKVTRSCTETRQVLGARGYSLSLLPPAVISGEHLRICPQEYTCCSSEIEQRLTWETEATFRGLVEESGSFLVHTLAARHRKFDEVFREMLSSSEHSLALLFHRSYGHLYSQHAPVFTGLFSRLRDYYERSGEGLEDALVDFWAQLLEKMFPLLHPHYIFSPDYLFCLTRLASSPDDSLKPFGEAPRRLRLQITRALVAARAFIQGLETGRDVVSETLKMPLSEGCRQAVMRLTGCPLCRGVPSLPPCRGFCLNVAHGCLSSQGLDPDWGAYLDGLLFLAEKLQGPFSFELAAQSIGVKISEGLVYLQENSAVVSAQVFRECGNPQRAPSRARRAPAPREEVSRLWTPAAAGAAGTEEERPTTAAGTSLNRLVWELRDRLGRVRGFWAGLALTMCANPRMAADISQEAAPCWTGAGRGRYLAPVVASSLEQLENPELDRESLRSDVQTRRRRLQLRLATTRMRAAALGRDMELEDWDEEEEDASGSGEGQHYADDWMAGAAAVAPPARLPRPPRRDTSGGKGGGVLVRHNQGRSRTGGTSVGFHTQPILILFLSALALLGPR; encoded by the exons GTGAGCACCTTCGGATCTGTCCCCAGGAGTACACCTGCTGTTCCAGTGAGATAGAGCAGAGGCTGACTTGGGAGACTGAGGCCACCTTCAGAGGCCTGGTGGAGGAGAGCGGCTCATTCCTGGTTCACACACTGGCTGCCCGGCACAGAAAATTTGATG AGGTTTTTCGGGAGATGCTCTCGTCATCTGAGCACTCTCTGGCCCTGCTCTTCCACCGCTCCTACGGCCACCTGTATTCCCAGCACGCCCCTGTATTCACTGGCTTGTTCTCTCGGCTGCGGGACTACTATGAGAGGTCCGGTGAGGGGTTAGAGGACGCTTTGGTGGATTTCTGGGCACAGCTCCTGGAGAAAATGTTCCCCCTGCTGCATCCACACTACATCTTCTCCCCCGACTACCTGTTTTGCCTCACTCGCCTCGCCTCCTCTCCTGATGACTCTCTGAAGCCTTTTGGGGAGGCACCCCGCCGCCTCCGCCTGCAG ATAACCCGGGCCCTGGTGGCTGCCCGGGCCTTTATCCAGGGCCTGGAAACCGGAAGAGATGTGGTCAGCGAAACACTTAAG ATGCCGTTGTCCGAAGGCTGTAGGCAGGCTGTGATGCGTCTGACCGGCTGTCCTCTTTGTCGGGGTGTCCCCTCGCTGCCACCCTGCCGGGGCTTCTGCCTCAACGTGGCCCATGGCTGTCTCAGCAGCCAGGGACTGGATCCTGACTGGGGGGCCTATCTGG ATGGTCTCCTGTTCCTGGCCGAGAAGCTCCAGGGCCCTTTTTCTTTTGAACTGGCAGCCCAGTCCATTGGGGTGAAGATCTCAGAGGGTTTGGTGTATCTGCAGGAAAACAGTGCAGTGGTGTCAGCCCAG GTGTTTCGGGAATGCGGGAATCCCCAAAGGGCACCGTCCCGCGCCCGCCGAGCCCCAGCCCCCCGGGAGGAGGTGAGCCGCCTCTGGAccccggcggcggcgggggcggcggggacgGAGGAGGAGAGGCCCACGACGGCCGCAGGCACCAGCCTGAACCGCCTG GTGTGGGAACTCCGCGATCGGCTGGGCCGGGTGAGGGGCTTCTGGGCCGGGCTGGCCCTGACGATGTGCGCGAACCCCCGCATGGCGGCGGACATCTCGCAGGAGGCGGCGCCCTGCTGGACAGGAGCTGGGCGGGGCCG GTATTTGGCGCCTGTGGTCGCAAGTTCCCTGGAGCAGCTCGAAAACCCAGAGCTGGACCGTGAATCCTTGAGATCTGACGTCCAGACACGCAGGCGGCGGCTGCAGCTCCGGTTAGCCACGACCAGGATGAGGGCGGCCGCCCTGGGACGTGACATGGAACTGGAGGACTGGG atgaggaggaggaggacgccAGCGGTTCTGGAGAGGGACAGCACTATGCAGATGACTGGATGGCTGGGGCAGCAGCTGTGGCCCCCCCAGCCCGGCTGCCTCGCCCTCCTCGAAGGGACACTTCTGGGGGCAAAGGAGGAGGTGTCCTTGTCCGCCACAACCAGGGCAGGAGCAGGACTGGGGGGACATCTGTTGGTTTTCACACCCAACCCatcctcattctcttcctctcagcCCTGGCCCTGCTTGGACCAAGATAA